From the Bacteroidia bacterium genome, one window contains:
- a CDS encoding bifunctional folylpolyglutamate synthase/dihydrofolate synthase → MDHHAVTYTDTVEWLFGLQFFGIKLGLDNITSMAARWGNPHRAFPVVHIAGTNGKGSTASFIAAALTAAGYRTGLYTSPHLEDFTERIRIDGAAISSDDVVRYAAALRPEVERLNATFFEITTLMAFQYFADNRVDVAVIETGMGGRLDATNIVVPACSVITGVALDHTEYLGSSIEAIAFEKAGIIKRGVPVVSGTADVTAARVIADRAAALGAPLVPVFWQGRAEWTDFDRMCCELGGMEYPVVLGLVGEHQARNAALSLAALHRLKEAGFDQLTDEVLRDGFRNVRSYSGLRGRLHRLASDPELVVDAGHNPEGLRVMLDAWCALRSPAATHAVFGVMKSKDHHEMIREIATRGFASVTFVQATAHDAQPMEALLDAAARQGLEARSADTVHRGVEAAFERAHDGSALLFGSHYVLGEYFRAMREHG, encoded by the coding sequence ATGGACCATCACGCCGTGACGTACACGGATACCGTCGAATGGCTCTTCGGATTGCAATTCTTCGGTATCAAGCTCGGATTGGACAATATCACGTCCATGGCCGCCCGCTGGGGGAATCCCCATCGGGCGTTTCCCGTCGTGCATATCGCCGGGACCAACGGCAAGGGTTCCACCGCCAGTTTCATCGCCGCAGCGCTCACCGCCGCAGGCTACAGAACGGGGCTGTACACCTCGCCGCATCTGGAGGATTTCACCGAGCGCATACGCATTGACGGGGCAGCGATTTCTTCCGATGACGTCGTGCGTTACGCTGCGGCCTTGCGTCCCGAAGTCGAACGGCTCAACGCCACCTTTTTCGAAATCACGACGCTCATGGCGTTCCAATACTTTGCCGACAACCGTGTTGATGTGGCGGTGATTGAAACCGGCATGGGAGGCCGGCTCGACGCGACCAATATCGTCGTCCCCGCATGCAGCGTGATTACCGGTGTCGCGCTCGATCACACGGAATATCTGGGCAGCAGCATCGAGGCGATTGCCTTCGAGAAGGCAGGGATAATAAAGCGCGGCGTTCCGGTCGTGAGCGGTACCGCGGACGTGACCGCGGCACGCGTGATAGCGGATCGCGCCGCCGCACTCGGCGCACCCCTCGTTCCGGTGTTCTGGCAGGGAAGGGCGGAATGGACGGATTTCGACAGGATGTGCTGCGAACTCGGCGGTATGGAGTATCCGGTTGTGTTGGGATTGGTTGGCGAGCATCAGGCGCGCAACGCGGCCCTATCCCTGGCGGCGTTGCACAGACTGAAGGAAGCCGGTTTCGATCAATTGACGGACGAAGTCCTTCGCGACGGTTTTCGAAATGTGCGCAGCTACTCCGGACTGCGGGGCAGATTGCATCGTCTCGCGTCGGATCCGGAGTTGGTGGTGGACGCCGGGCATAATCCCGAGGGGCTGCGCGTGATGCTCGACGCCTGGTGTGCTTTGCGCTCGCCCGCGGCCACCCACGCGGTGTTTGGCGTCATGAAAAGCAAGGATCATCACGAGATGATCAGAGAAATCGCCACGCGGGGGTTTGCATCCGTCACCTTTGTTCAGGCAACGGCACACGATGCACAGCCCATGGAGGCGCTGCTCGATGCGGCCGCTCGCCAGGGTCTGGAGGCCCGGAGCGCCGACACGGTTCACCGAGGTGTGGAAGCGGCATTCGAACGGGCGCATGATGGTTCGGCGCTGCTTTTCGGTTCGCATTATGTACTGGGTGAGTATTTCCGTGCGATGCGGGAGCACGGATGA
- a CDS encoding DUF6252 family protein: MKRLLVVLLVIIVTLPACTEDETAATPGAEFDTNLMGYWYRTGKPTSTTSVRPVYHHVFHISSDGSHHTYGVEIATGKIAPLSEKRGVKILFANNGRIGIFWFKPPEAAWDTLDYQVDWNVLSISGNSPISGVWTRKTAGQRVTDPLHAEFSCRIDGIERRIPAVARQVGAYVSWKPSLTMDAWIMGVGTSANVSIHIPEFTGPGSYSLANANAQYHIFDDDIVTSYITDAQHSGTITIESFDSAARQITGSFEFTARRYRDTGNPPERITITNGRFSVPTYP; the protein is encoded by the coding sequence ATGAAACGACTTCTGGTTGTGCTTCTCGTGATTATTGTGACCTTGCCCGCCTGCACGGAGGATGAGACCGCCGCCACACCGGGTGCCGAATTTGACACGAACCTGATGGGGTACTGGTATCGTACGGGCAAACCGACATCGACGACGTCGGTCAGACCCGTGTACCACCATGTGTTTCATATTTCCTCAGACGGTTCCCATCATACATACGGAGTGGAAATTGCCACAGGAAAAATCGCCCCACTGTCGGAAAAAAGGGGTGTAAAAATCCTCTTCGCGAATAATGGGCGGATCGGCATCTTCTGGTTCAAGCCTCCTGAAGCTGCATGGGACACCCTGGATTATCAGGTGGATTGGAATGTGCTCTCCATATCCGGGAATTCGCCCATCAGCGGGGTTTGGACGCGGAAAACAGCCGGCCAGCGTGTGACGGATCCGCTGCACGCGGAGTTCTCCTGTCGCATAGACGGCATCGAAAGAAGGATTCCGGCAGTCGCCAGGCAGGTCGGGGCGTATGTATCGTGGAAGCCTTCCTTAACGATGGACGCGTGGATCATGGGCGTGGGTACGTCGGCGAACGTATCAATCCACATACCGGAGTTCACCGGGCCGGGGAGCTACTCGCTCGCGAACGCCAACGCGCAGTACCACATTTTCGACGATGATATCGTTACGTCGTATATAACGGATGCACAACATTCAGGGACCATCACCATCGAGAGCTTCGATAGCGCGGCGCGACAGATCACGGGCAGTTTCGAGTTCACCGCTCGTCGTTATCGCGACACCGGGAATCCTCCGGAACGTATCACTATCACCAACGGGCGCTTCTCCGTACCGACCTATCCATAA
- a CDS encoding PEGA domain-containing protein, translating into MFRIKALAARLCMLATIILLFSSCATIFKGSKETVSFSSEPSGAKVYLDGQPLGGTPFQLELKSNKTYSVEFRLDGFQSRTVLLNNSVGAGWIILDVLFGLIPVIIDAATGNWYHLDQTHVRAALEAQPQK; encoded by the coding sequence ATGTTTCGGATCAAAGCGCTTGCCGCACGTTTATGCATGCTGGCAACAATCATTCTGCTCTTCAGCAGCTGCGCCACCATTTTCAAGGGATCAAAGGAAACCGTTAGCTTCAGTTCCGAGCCGAGCGGAGCGAAGGTCTACCTCGATGGGCAACCCCTCGGAGGCACACCATTCCAGCTTGAGTTGAAATCCAACAAAACCTACTCTGTGGAATTCCGCCTGGATGGCTTTCAGAGCCGTACCGTGCTGCTCAACAATTCCGTCGGCGCGGGCTGGATCATCCTGGATGTGCTGTTCGGCCTTATCCCGGTTATCATCGATGCCGCAACTGGAAATTGGTACCATCTCGATCAGACCCATGTGCGGGCGGCGCTCGAGGCGCAACCGCAAAAATAG
- a CDS encoding carboxypeptidase regulatory-like domain-containing protein produces the protein MKSLLTAITAAILLLPAAASAQYSASNGVLSLGGAGYVSVPFTSALNNDLMIVGQVSIDAWVRPTASGSQMTIVGNDLSFGYWFGLNAQGKLRFNPNPSMFQESNATIALNTWTHVGVSYDARNNLMRFYVNGALDRTINTPQSYIGYGYFDFRIGADRTPNGPALYWTGMIDEVRVWSSMMDFSSALGLLYRVPHGMVDGLHGQYLRGGWRLNGNAASVGGTVNGSPVGSVSFLTTPDPPHYPRIGVVFTNASGTSDRIVVPHRPALGFTQNYTLECWVRPAAGGNTQFQTFIGKGDYDKLNWQFWLGLNKANGRVRFVPTADWSQTLESPAAIPLNTWTHVAARFQQLLTGGRVAVLFINGLEASRRSYSVAGTAMTDPMFFGSAEVRTSGNIAYGYSGILDEVRIWNVPRSDDEIADHHRMELDGPEPGLLASYHFDGDDLDESGNAMHGTGMFPSTSNSYFVDASSLPSEPSLTLIYPVGGERWPVGTQQRIRWSSTGLPNVRIELSRDGGASFSEVLAQSVAASSGQFDWTVTSPETFTAVVRVRPPSTQLLAKSSGNVTIETPVPLLDVSPRQLVFTANPGGPPPPPQAIHIRNVGGSTLNWTASPNQGLWLDVQPPSGASNDDSTLVQITDTQLPVGQYTDKITIGGNAANAGLQVNIVYNIVPAISYMISGAVRTPAGLGIEGVQVSIGGTESRNTLTGPKGEYSFTGLPPGDYTVVPVSLFYDFTPPTRTYAPLTTNQSGVNFEARIRNGNVVIRYDAGWNLISLPMNNTGVTPASLFPAATSAAYEYIPTSGYVEATVLEFGKGYWIKFPKKDSVVVSGTFTPDLTLTLSGEFGGWALVGTPSGPVHISGIMQTPAASLLSVYGYHPDTGYFIPSDGVMRPGHGYFVKVNADAVLKLISAVLAAPVYRPDW, from the coding sequence ATGAAATCCCTTCTCACCGCCATCACCGCCGCCATACTCCTTCTTCCGGCCGCGGCGAGCGCGCAGTATAGTGCATCGAACGGAGTGCTCTCGCTCGGAGGAGCGGGCTACGTAAGCGTTCCCTTCACTTCCGCGCTGAACAACGACCTAATGATTGTCGGCCAGGTCAGCATCGATGCCTGGGTGCGTCCCACCGCATCCGGCAGTCAAATGACCATCGTTGGCAATGATCTGAGTTTCGGCTACTGGTTTGGACTGAATGCGCAGGGGAAACTGCGTTTCAACCCGAATCCGTCGATGTTCCAGGAAAGCAACGCAACGATCGCGCTCAATACCTGGACGCATGTAGGTGTGAGCTATGACGCGAGAAACAATCTCATGCGTTTCTATGTCAATGGCGCACTCGACCGCACGATTAACACACCCCAGTCCTACATCGGATACGGGTACTTCGACTTCCGCATCGGCGCCGATCGTACACCCAACGGCCCTGCCTTGTATTGGACGGGCATGATAGATGAAGTGCGTGTGTGGTCTTCCATGATGGATTTTTCAAGCGCTCTCGGTCTTCTGTATCGGGTACCGCACGGGATGGTTGACGGTTTACACGGACAGTACCTTCGGGGAGGCTGGCGCCTCAACGGGAACGCCGCTTCCGTCGGGGGCACCGTGAACGGATCACCTGTCGGCTCCGTGTCCTTCCTGACAACACCGGATCCGCCGCATTACCCGCGCATAGGCGTGGTGTTCACGAACGCTTCCGGCACCAGCGACCGTATCGTGGTGCCGCACCGCCCGGCCCTCGGTTTCACGCAAAACTACACGCTCGAATGCTGGGTACGTCCCGCAGCCGGCGGCAATACGCAATTCCAGACCTTTATCGGAAAGGGCGACTACGACAAGTTGAACTGGCAATTCTGGCTCGGTCTGAACAAAGCCAACGGCCGCGTTCGCTTCGTCCCGACAGCGGACTGGAGCCAAACCCTCGAGAGTCCCGCCGCCATTCCACTGAACACCTGGACGCATGTGGCAGCGCGCTTCCAGCAACTCCTGACCGGGGGACGCGTCGCGGTGCTCTTCATCAACGGCCTTGAGGCGAGCCGCAGGAGTTACTCCGTCGCCGGCACGGCGATGACGGATCCCATGTTCTTCGGCTCGGCTGAAGTGCGGACCAGCGGGAATATCGCCTACGGCTACAGCGGCATACTCGATGAAGTCCGTATCTGGAATGTGCCTCGCAGTGACGACGAAATCGCGGATCATCATCGCATGGAACTGGACGGTCCGGAACCCGGTCTGCTCGCATCCTACCATTTCGACGGCGATGATCTCGACGAATCCGGCAACGCCATGCACGGGACGGGCATGTTCCCGTCGACGTCCAACAGCTATTTTGTCGATGCGTCATCCCTGCCCTCGGAACCGAGTCTCACACTGATTTACCCTGTCGGCGGAGAGCGTTGGCCGGTCGGTACGCAACAGCGCATTCGTTGGAGCAGTACAGGATTGCCGAATGTACGAATAGAACTGTCACGCGATGGCGGTGCGAGCTTCTCCGAAGTCCTCGCGCAGAGCGTCGCTGCTTCGTCCGGTCAGTTCGACTGGACGGTCACGAGCCCCGAGACCTTCACTGCCGTCGTTCGTGTGCGACCGCCCTCGACGCAGCTTCTTGCGAAAAGCAGCGGGAATGTTACTATCGAGACACCTGTTCCGTTGTTGGATGTAAGTCCGAGGCAACTCGTGTTCACGGCCAATCCCGGCGGACCACCACCTCCTCCGCAGGCGATCCATATTCGCAATGTCGGTGGTTCCACGCTGAATTGGACGGCTTCGCCGAATCAGGGATTGTGGCTGGACGTGCAGCCCCCGTCCGGTGCGTCCAACGATGATTCCACACTTGTTCAGATCACCGACACGCAGCTTCCCGTCGGCCAGTACACGGATAAGATCACCATCGGCGGGAACGCCGCGAACGCCGGTCTGCAAGTGAACATTGTGTACAATATCGTGCCGGCCATTTCCTACATGATTTCCGGCGCGGTCCGCACTCCGGCGGGATTGGGTATAGAAGGCGTGCAGGTATCCATCGGTGGGACGGAGAGTCGGAACACGCTCACGGGTCCGAAAGGTGAGTACAGTTTCACCGGATTGCCGCCCGGCGATTACACTGTTGTTCCGGTGAGCCTCTTTTATGACTTCACTCCGCCGACGCGTACCTACGCCCCATTGACCACCAATCAGAGCGGGGTGAATTTCGAGGCGCGCATTCGCAACGGGAACGTGGTGATACGCTACGACGCCGGCTGGAATCTCATCTCCCTCCCGATGAACAACACCGGCGTCACACCGGCGTCGCTGTTCCCGGCCGCGACGAGCGCGGCGTACGAGTACATTCCCACGTCCGGGTATGTCGAGGCGACGGTACTGGAATTCGGCAAGGGTTACTGGATCAAATTCCCGAAAAAGGATAGTGTGGTCGTGAGCGGGACCTTCACGCCGGATCTCACGCTGACGCTCAGCGGTGAATTCGGCGGCTGGGCCCTGGTGGGCACACCGAGCGGTCCCGTCCACATCTCAGGCATCATGCAGACGCCGGCGGCATCGCTGCTGTCCGTGTACGGCTACCATCCCGACACCGGCTATTTCATTCCTTCGGACGGCGTCATGCGTCCGGGACACGGCTATTTCGTCAAGGTCAATGCCGACGCCGTGCTCAAGCTCATCTCGGCGGTTTTGGCCGCACCCGTGTACCGACCGGATTGGTAG
- a CDS encoding T9SS type A sorting domain-containing protein, with protein sequence MRCCFRTFGLMLAVLLWTSTAMGQAPQPGYVPPDPAEHGLLAHNQHLAVIQTNCATMDEAVALRNELVRNGALVSLFTSPQFMLAWVPPDAKSAVLSTKASSALGSIGVVGVSYSSAEFRAQLGANHTMAALNEADEAILEYIDFIKQPLTEEDKERIRKAEEEMAARSGTMPPMDCVRDVTVNEPSPRELHKGIPALGIDDPQIMHASKIRGFVVHTSFFVESKSGTGTWNWDNTIYTRYRNFYVAGMNYWASFTARYGRTLTTLWRLYSSSSSYTQVTGEPTTTGEDVFIPEVVKKFYTPSGSNKPPVWDWAGAGLEYCWWYNQKIRDVYNSDDAVCGFIAYKPTSGEAIWPHAVSVIWGGVEREGVYFTLDTQYWQCELDPFSKPLRNVIAHELGHLWGSPDEYKSDNCSWSYRSMPNVNCQNTRPAYGRPGYNMRGWDGIMVENYTGGNSSATPVHTGVIPVGEAVPTRLFLSTPSGATISFRNCDNIRNVDRTTPIAVPMDFDYCHRLVAPASRNVSGTTWYFDYWEITRKSGATTTIDYYANELPSFAYTSTFANPVRDVRAVYTNSPPDIFTVNTTLSAELAPAGTSASPNPGIALRWRNKYNMSETQTSIEYEASAGNWRPLTAGQHMVLGPFHVPVNQWTGVLIYAVPGTGGTGANAIQSNREYRFRIVGYFNTNRGAYSVIKSVTTRPAAPADTVYCYDPSEPNTISSPKVLTSSGPGMTPYSVRGAIPVTGIAGEFSWFIPISDYYRLTAINLSGGLFGEVVRLKLRVRSGSDFEPNFRAQRAGSATHINSVKSGNTWTLTLNTDGEYLIKVEPKISQTISYDLVDRTGGHFAFGEYDFSVERDVNEPSIVMPCFNCVKVKFVHPYPGEIVLTPHPKFNLFRSGVDRNPPTQFAMRYVAPPGFNFLGFGGSFGNLPGNPTPMNIGPNTQPGEYHVYPIIEPIDERTAELVVIHPEGPGEPLDHRQSAPIGGTLVAEAKAPDGFLFVAWGGDTTATTNPLNVVMWKSKKLIAHYREKPCVPEPMTAWRHTLAFVNSRSTQVTLDYAMQNGAGDGLEAGQVDLPPVPPPTAFDIRFINIVGSQGSVTDHRAVKPSHTFQGRVQTGPTQPVEMTWPAPPVSPNASFTLRIQGMPGSIDMRTQSSYTFADEGTYIFTIEVKESSCPQPTKENEVIITTKGVDTRDWPCIRLALELRSRSTGELLPYYNPYKLRFGEKMGDGSVKPMQGTTFTQLDSLLIVNICADPVKPGRDRDIEIVNDNDEDPDEDKDTVRVRIPVPIPPGTGDPVRFAWKIPGDWQMVSLPLNSTAANVGTMFNDPTLRMYHFNTTTGVYDVALNMEFGKGYWVKSNGLDGIVYGLEQLTLELDDLNGIGEPSGFGWNMAGAPSKGLTVASIQSAPAGGLKAIFGWNPASGYVIPTNIEPGKGYWVRVDPNTKLTMQGSAVTGGGVTAYSKTVDKLDIAGMLNLSVDGEGNRPLYVSGTTLRTDERDNLALPAVPPAQVFDVRTAEQTQYLFPGDNSVRIRANGSVVIGIPADMPRVTVDVLTEEGTSLGRLTGSAGERLTVNIDGSGEVLMRISVRPLAGEDALGINYPNPFQVATESWIPYTLSHDGEVRLAIFDLLGRHVRTLVSSTQLAGEKLVSWNGRDANGDAVPAGMYVYRLETAAGVVTRTLTIVK encoded by the coding sequence ATGCGATGTTGTTTTCGAACCTTTGGATTGATGCTTGCTGTGTTGCTGTGGACGTCCACAGCCATGGGACAGGCTCCGCAGCCGGGCTATGTGCCCCCTGACCCTGCGGAGCATGGCCTGCTCGCGCACAATCAGCATCTTGCCGTCATACAAACCAACTGCGCGACGATGGATGAAGCCGTTGCTCTGCGCAACGAGCTCGTCCGTAACGGCGCGCTCGTATCCCTGTTCACATCACCACAGTTCATGCTCGCCTGGGTGCCGCCCGATGCGAAAAGCGCCGTGCTGTCCACCAAAGCCTCGTCGGCATTGGGCAGTATCGGTGTGGTGGGTGTTTCCTACAGCAGCGCGGAATTCCGTGCACAACTTGGTGCAAATCACACCATGGCCGCGCTCAACGAGGCGGACGAAGCCATTCTCGAGTACATCGACTTCATCAAGCAACCGCTGACCGAAGAGGACAAGGAGCGTATCCGCAAGGCCGAGGAAGAAATGGCCGCGCGATCCGGCACCATGCCCCCCATGGATTGTGTGCGCGATGTGACGGTGAACGAACCCTCCCCGCGCGAATTACACAAGGGCATACCCGCCCTCGGTATTGACGATCCGCAGATCATGCATGCGTCGAAAATCCGCGGCTTCGTGGTGCACACCAGTTTCTTCGTCGAAAGTAAATCCGGCACAGGTACATGGAACTGGGACAACACGATTTATACGCGTTACCGGAATTTCTACGTCGCGGGTATGAATTATTGGGCCAGTTTCACCGCCCGTTACGGACGCACGCTCACCACGCTTTGGCGGCTGTACAGTTCCAGCAGCAGCTACACGCAGGTGACCGGTGAACCTACTACGACTGGTGAAGATGTGTTCATTCCCGAAGTCGTAAAAAAATTCTATACACCTTCAGGTTCAAACAAACCTCCTGTCTGGGACTGGGCCGGAGCAGGTCTGGAGTACTGCTGGTGGTACAATCAGAAAATCCGTGACGTGTATAACTCCGATGACGCGGTCTGCGGCTTTATCGCCTACAAACCGACCTCCGGAGAAGCGATCTGGCCGCATGCGGTCAGCGTGATCTGGGGTGGGGTTGAGCGTGAAGGCGTGTACTTCACATTGGACACACAGTACTGGCAATGCGAACTGGATCCCTTCTCCAAACCTCTCCGCAACGTTATCGCACATGAGCTCGGGCATCTCTGGGGCTCGCCGGATGAGTACAAGAGCGACAACTGCAGTTGGTCCTACCGCAGCATGCCGAACGTGAATTGCCAGAACACCCGCCCCGCCTATGGGAGACCGGGGTATAACATGCGCGGCTGGGACGGCATCATGGTGGAGAATTACACCGGAGGCAACAGCAGCGCCACACCCGTGCACACGGGCGTGATTCCTGTCGGCGAAGCGGTGCCCACGCGGCTGTTCCTCAGCACGCCCTCGGGCGCAACCATCTCCTTCAGAAACTGCGACAACATCCGGAATGTGGACCGGACGACTCCGATCGCCGTTCCGATGGACTTCGATTATTGCCACCGCCTCGTCGCTCCGGCGTCACGAAACGTAAGCGGCACCACCTGGTATTTCGATTACTGGGAAATCACCCGGAAGAGCGGCGCAACCACGACAATTGACTACTACGCGAACGAACTCCCCAGTTTCGCCTATACCTCGACCTTTGCCAATCCTGTGCGGGATGTGCGCGCGGTCTACACCAACAGCCCGCCGGACATTTTCACCGTCAACACAACGCTCTCTGCGGAGCTGGCGCCGGCCGGAACGAGCGCGAGTCCGAACCCGGGTATCGCGCTGCGTTGGAGAAACAAGTACAATATGTCTGAAACACAGACATCAATCGAGTACGAGGCATCGGCGGGCAACTGGAGACCACTGACTGCCGGTCAGCACATGGTGCTCGGGCCGTTTCACGTGCCGGTCAATCAATGGACAGGCGTGCTGATTTATGCCGTTCCTGGTACCGGAGGGACCGGGGCCAATGCCATACAGTCGAATCGTGAATACCGTTTCCGCATTGTCGGCTACTTCAATACCAACCGCGGCGCATATTCGGTGATCAAATCGGTCACAACCCGCCCAGCGGCTCCGGCGGATACCGTGTATTGCTACGATCCAAGCGAACCCAACACTATCAGCAGCCCCAAGGTGCTTACCTCGTCCGGACCCGGTATGACGCCGTACAGCGTGCGGGGAGCCATTCCGGTCACGGGCATTGCGGGTGAATTCTCCTGGTTCATCCCCATCAGCGATTATTACCGTCTCACCGCCATCAATCTCTCCGGCGGACTCTTCGGCGAGGTAGTGCGTCTCAAACTGCGTGTCCGTAGCGGATCGGATTTCGAGCCCAATTTCCGCGCGCAGCGCGCAGGATCGGCGACACACATCAACTCCGTCAAATCCGGAAATACCTGGACGCTCACACTGAACACCGACGGCGAGTACCTTATCAAGGTCGAACCCAAGATAAGCCAGACGATCAGTTATGATCTTGTGGACAGGACCGGCGGACATTTCGCCTTCGGTGAATATGATTTCAGCGTCGAACGGGATGTGAACGAGCCCTCTATCGTCATGCCGTGCTTCAACTGCGTGAAGGTGAAGTTCGTGCATCCGTACCCGGGCGAGATTGTACTTACCCCGCATCCGAAGTTCAACCTGTTCCGCTCCGGCGTGGACAGAAATCCCCCCACGCAGTTCGCCATGCGTTACGTGGCGCCTCCAGGATTCAACTTCCTTGGATTTGGAGGGTCGTTCGGAAATCTTCCCGGCAATCCCACGCCGATGAATATCGGACCAAACACACAGCCGGGCGAATACCACGTATACCCCATCATCGAACCGATTGACGAGCGCACCGCAGAGCTCGTGGTCATTCATCCCGAAGGCCCCGGCGAGCCCCTCGACCACCGGCAGAGTGCGCCCATCGGCGGAACCCTCGTCGCCGAAGCCAAAGCGCCGGACGGTTTCCTCTTCGTTGCCTGGGGTGGCGATACCACCGCCACCACGAATCCGCTCAACGTGGTCATGTGGAAGAGTAAAAAACTCATCGCCCACTATCGCGAGAAACCTTGCGTCCCCGAACCCATGACTGCCTGGCGTCACACGCTGGCCTTCGTGAATTCGCGCAGCACGCAGGTGACCCTCGATTATGCGATGCAAAACGGTGCCGGCGATGGGCTGGAAGCCGGTCAGGTGGATCTGCCGCCCGTCCCGCCGCCCACGGCGTTCGATATTCGTTTCATCAACATTGTCGGTTCGCAGGGTTCGGTGACGGACCACCGCGCCGTCAAGCCCTCGCACACCTTCCAGGGCCGTGTGCAGACCGGTCCTACCCAGCCGGTGGAGATGACCTGGCCGGCACCGCCGGTATCTCCCAATGCCAGCTTCACGCTGCGTATTCAGGGTATGCCCGGCAGCATTGACATGCGTACGCAGTCGAGCTACACGTTTGCCGACGAGGGGACATACATCTTTACCATCGAGGTGAAGGAATCGTCCTGTCCGCAGCCCACGAAGGAAAACGAGGTGATCATCACTACTAAAGGTGTTGACACGCGCGACTGGCCGTGCATCAGGCTGGCGCTCGAATTGCGCAGCCGCAGTACGGGCGAATTGTTACCATACTACAACCCCTACAAGCTGCGTTTCGGTGAAAAGATGGGTGATGGCTCTGTCAAACCCATGCAAGGCACCACGTTTACGCAGCTCGACTCGCTGCTGATCGTCAACATCTGCGCCGACCCGGTCAAGCCCGGTCGTGACCGCGACATCGAGATCGTCAACGATAACGATGAAGATCCCGACGAGGACAAAGACACGGTACGCGTACGTATCCCCGTTCCCATCCCGCCCGGCACCGGCGATCCGGTCCGCTTCGCCTGGAAAATCCCCGGCGACTGGCAGATGGTATCGCTGCCGCTCAATAGCACGGCTGCCAATGTCGGTACCATGTTCAATGATCCCACACTCCGCATGTATCATTTCAATACCACGACGGGTGTGTATGACGTAGCGCTGAACATGGAGTTCGGCAAGGGCTATTGGGTCAAGAGCAATGGCCTCGACGGCATTGTCTACGGACTGGAGCAACTCACACTGGAGCTGGATGACCTCAACGGCATCGGCGAGCCCAGCGGCTTCGGCTGGAATATGGCCGGAGCGCCCAGCAAGGGTCTCACCGTCGCAAGCATTCAGTCCGCTCCCGCAGGTGGATTGAAGGCCATCTTCGGATGGAATCCGGCTTCGGGATACGTCATTCCGACCAATATCGAGCCTGGTAAGGGGTATTGGGTGCGTGTCGATCCGAACACCAAACTCACCATGCAGGGCTCGGCCGTCACCGGCGGTGGCGTCACTGCCTACTCGAAGACGGTGGACAAACTCGATATCGCCGGCATGCTCAATCTCAGTGTGGATGGCGAAGGAAACCGTCCGCTGTACGTGAGCGGCACGACGTTGCGGACCGATGAACGTGATAACCTTGCACTGCCTGCCGTTCCACCTGCGCAGGTCTTCGATGTGCGCACCGCGGAGCAGACGCAGTATCTGTTCCCGGGTGACAACTCCGTCCGCATCCGTGCCAACGGCAGCGTGGTTATCGGCATTCCTGCCGACATGCCGCGTGTGACCGTGGACGTGCTGACGGAAGAAGGTACCTCACTGGGTCGCCTGACCGGTTCCGCCGGTGAGCGGCTCACCGTCAACATTGACGGCAGCGGTGAAGTGCTGATGCGTATCTCGGTGCGTCCGCTTGCGGGCGAAGACGCGTTGGGAATCAATTACCCGAATCCCTTCCAGGTGGCGACCGAATCGTGGATCCCATACACGCTGTCTCACGACGGCGAAGTACGGCTTGCCATTTTCGATCTCCTGGGCCGACATGTCCGCACGCTCGTCTCTTCGACGCAGTTGGCGGGCGAGAAGCTCGTTTCCTGGAATGGCCGCGATGCGAACGGCGACGCCGTGCCCGCGGGCATGTACGTGTACCGTCTCGAAACCGCGGCGGGTGTTGTCACTCGAACGCTCACGATCGTCAAGTAA